The following proteins come from a genomic window of Amaranthus tricolor cultivar Red isolate AtriRed21 chromosome 14, ASM2621246v1, whole genome shotgun sequence:
- the LOC130799858 gene encoding diphosphomevalonate decarboxylase MVD1, peroxisomal-like translates to MGAQEKCQNWVRIVTAQTPTNIAVIKYWGKRDESLILPINDSISVTLDPNHLCTTTTVAVSPDFSHDRMWLNGKEISLAGERYQNCLREIRKRASDVEEEEKGITIAKKDWENLHVHIASYNNFPTAAGLASSAAGLACLVFALAKLMNVKEDEGQLSAIARQGSGSACRSLFGGFVKWIMGNNEDGSDSLAVQVTDEKHWDELVILIAVVSSRQKETSSTSGMRESVETSLLLKHRAEEIVPKRILQMEEAIKNKDFPSFARLTCADSNQFHAVCLDTTPPIFYMNDTSHKIISIVEKWNRAEGTPQVAYTFDAGPNAVLIARNRQVASELLQRLLYHFPPGAGADLNSYVLGDTSILHDAGIKGLKDVESLPLPSELQDANSVKKCAGDVSYFICTKPGQGPVVLSDDSKALLDPETGLPK, encoded by the exons ATGGGGGCGCAAGAAAAGTGTCAAAATTGGGTGAGAATAGTGACGGCACAAACACCGACGAATATAGCCGTGATCAAGTATTGGGGGAAACGTGATGAAAGCTTAATATTGCCGATTAATGATAGTATTAGTGTTACTCTTGATCCTAACCATCTTTGTACTACTACTACTGTTGCTGTTTCTCCTGATTTTTCTCATGATCGAATGTGGCTTAATGGCAAG GAGATTTCCCTTGCTGGAGAGAGATACCAGAATTGTCTAAGAGAAATTCGTAAACGTGCTAGTGATGTTGAGGAGGAGGAGAAAGGTATAACAATAGCAAAGAAGGATTGGGAAAATCTTCATGTGCACATTGCTTCATACAATAACTTCCCTACTGCTGCTGGACTCGCTTCTTCAGCAGCTGGTTTGGCTTGCCTTG TTTTTGCTCTAGCCAAACTCATGAATGTAAAGGAAGATGAAGGACAACTTTCAGCTATAGCAAG GCAAGGTTCTGGTAGTGCTTGTCGTAGTTTGTTTGGTGGTTTTGTTAAGTGGATCATGGGAAAT AATGAAGATGGAAGCGACAGCTTAGCTGTTCAAGTCACAGATGAGAAGCACTGGGATGAACTTGTCATTTTGATTGCTGTG GTAAGCTCTCGGCAAAAAGAAACAAGCAGTACAAGTGGCATGCGTGAGAGTGTCGAAACGAGCTTGCTGCTAAAGCACAGAGCAGAG GAAATAGTACCGAAGCGCATACTGCAAATGGAAGAAGCCATAAAAAACAAAGATTTTCCATCTTTTGCTCGTCTTACGTGTGCTGATAGTAATCAATTTCATGCTGTCTGCCTGGACACAACCCCACCTATATTCTACATGAATGACACATCCCATAA GATTATTAGCATTGTTGAAAAGTGGAATCGTGCAGAGGGAACACCTCAG GTGGCATATACCTTTGATGCAGGGCCAAACGCTGTCTTGATTGCACGTAACAGACAGGTTGCTTCTGAACTTTTGCAGCGGCTGCTTTATCACTTCCCTCCTGGTGCCGGTGCTGATCTCAATAG TTATGTCCTTGGTGATACGTCTATACTTCATGATGCGGGAATTAAAGGCTTGAAAGATGTTGAATCTCTTCCATTGCCTTCCGAATTACAGGATGCTAATTCTGTCAAGAAATGTGCTGGAGATGTTAGTTATTTTATCTGCACAAAACCTGGACAGGGTCCTGTTGTACTTTCTGATGACAGCAAGGCTCTTCTTGATCCAGAAACAGGGTTGCCGAAGTGA